GCTTTTACAAATTCCGGAGTTTTTCGGGAAAGCACTACAACTGGACCTTTGCCCTCTTTATCAAGACGAACAAAAAGCCCTTGCACTCTTTCGCCCGGACGATAGCGCTCTGTAGAAACTTGCTCTTCGCGTGGAACGATAGCTTCGGTTCTTCCAAGGTCTACAATCAAACTTCCACGTTCCATGCGGCGAACGATTCCCGTAACAATTTCTCCGAGTCTATTTTTGTATTCTTCGGAAACAACATGACGTTCAGCTTCGCGAACTTTTTGGATGATGACTTGTTTTGCAGTTTGCGCAGCAATACGACCAAACACACTTGGATCCATTTTTACTCCAAGGCTGTCTCCAAGTTGAGCATCAGGATCTAACGCGTGAGCTTCGCTTACAGTCATTTCAATATTTGGATCTTGAACAGGATCAGCTACTGTTTTGAATTGGAACAATTCAATTTCACCGCTGTCTTCATTGAACTGAGCTTCAAGCTCACCCAAGTGGCCCCATTTTTTTCTGGCCGCTGTAAGAAAAGCACTTTCGATGGCATCGATAAGATATTCTTTGGGAATACCTTTATCTCTGCTGACCTGCTCCATTACTCGAAATAAATCACGAAACATTACTGAACCCATAAGATTTTCCTCCAAAATTTACTTTTGTTTTCCAAAATGAAAGTCCTCTTCCACGTTTGCCTTCAGCAACTCGCGATAAGGGACGTTGTACACTTCATCGTCGATACGAATAAACAGTGTATCGTTTTCAACTTTTTCTAATTCGCCTTTGAACTTTGCCCTGCCATTTAACTTTTCTTTTGTTTTTACCTTCACCACTTTCCCCACGTGGCTTTCAAAATCTTCGAGATAGCGAAGGGGGCGATTAATTCCTGGCGAAGAGACTTCCAAAGCGTACGGGCGATCGATAAGATCTTCCACTTCAATCACATCGCCAACAGCGCGAGAAACTTTGCTGCAGTCGTCAATGTTCACTCCGCCTTCTTTATCTATGTAAAGACGAAGCTTCCATTCTCCCGATTCGCAAACGAATTCACGCTCGATAAGGCGAAACCCAAGGTAACCCAATACGGGATTGACTAAATCTTCAACTTGCTGAAGGAGAGTTTTTTCCATCTTTACTTTTCTTCGTACACTTTCTGCTGGCACCACAATAATAGATAATAAAAAAGTGGGCTAAACGGCCCACTTTCACAAAAAAAACCTAAATCAACAGCTGCAGCTCTTTACACATAAAACCCCGGTTTGCAAGCCTTTTTTGGCTACTACAGCTCTTTTGAACGAGCGAGGAACATTTTTGCCCCGGTGCGGCCTTTTTCTTCCAAAATCTCCTCGGCAAGGCGATCGGCGGCTTCGGCGGTGGAAATGCCTCTTTTCTCAGCAATTTCAATAATATGCGAAACTTGATCGAAGATATTATCGATCATGGTAAGGCATTTTTCTTCCGAATATCCCTCTTTGGAAGACTCGAGCGAGACGTTAATCAGCCCACCGGCGTTGATAACATAATCTGGAATATATAGGATATTCTGCCCTCTCAGCATATCGGCGTGATATTGGCGGGCCAGCTGATTGTTGGCTGCTCCGGCAATGATTTGGCAACGAAGCTTTCCGATGCTGTCATCGTTTACCACAGCGCCAAGCGCGCAAGGAGAAAAAATATCGCAGTGAACAAAAACAATTTCATTGGTTGATACCGACTGCACGCCAGGAAAGGCTTTCCGAATTGCGCTCACTCTTTCTTCGTCGATATCGGCAATCATGATTTCAGCTGATTCGGCTACCAAAAGATTTACCAGATTGCGCCCTACTGAACCTGCACCTTGAAGGGCAATTTTTTTGCCCGCAAGCGAATCGCTGCCGTAGACTTTTTTTGCAGCAGCTTTCATCCCAAGGTAAACGCCGCGCGCAGTGAATGGGCTGGGATCGCCACTTCCTCCGTGGCTTCGCTGTGTTCCTACAACGTGTTTGGTTTGAGAGAGCACGCTTTCCATATCGGAAACCGTTGTGCCTACATCTTCGGCGGTGATGTAGCGGCCATTAAGGCTTTCAACAAAACGTCCGTAGGCTTCAAAAAAGCCGGGCTTTTTATCTTTTTTTGGATTTCCCAAAATCACTGTTTTGCCACCACCAAGCGAAAGCCCTGCTGCAGCGGCTTTGTAGGTCATGCCACGGGAAAGTCTGAGCACATCGTACAAAGCTTCCTCTTCGGAAGTATAGTTCCACATTCTTGTACCACCCAAAGCTGGTCCAAGGGTTGTGTTGTGAATGGCAATAATTGCCTTCAGCCCAACAGAGGCGTCATTGCAGAAAACCACTTGTTCATGTTCGAACTGCCCCATGCGGGATAACACATCAATTTCCATAACACTCCCTTGCTGAAGGAAAATTTATCCGAGTCCAGTAGTTAAAACTTCGGCCCCTTGGGGCCGAAAAACCGTTCTTCAGATTTCCCTGGATTAAACTCGTGAGCTTGCTCCCGAGTTTTTGACAATCGGCAGAACTTAATATTTGAGAATCCGCGCGTCAACTCTTTCTCACATTGTGAAAGGAATTTAAAAAACAGACGCAGTGGGAAACGCTTCAACAAAATCTTGCGCATTGTTGTGTATATTCACTTCATCTCCACGGCTTAAACTCATACCAGCACTCACATCTACGGCAGCTTCACCTTCGCCGCAGAAAACTTGCGCATCAAGTGCAGAAAAATCTCCGTAGGCAAGTGCATCGAGTTGAAGCGAGCGATCATCAAAAAGCTGAATGCAGTCTGGACCATTTTGTGGATCAAACTGTGTAATATAATCTGCGCCTTCCACAAAACTGGCATGTGCATCTGCATTTTTTGCATCCGCAATGACGTAAAGTCCTTCGTCCGAGAGCTTGGCATGGGAAGGAAGAACAATGGTTTGCGTGGTCTCTCCATTTTCGCCATTGAGCAAAAGAAGGTGATAGCCAGAAATATCGGCACCTGCAGTTCCATATAATTCGATAAACACTTCGCCATTTGTGTCACTGCCAGGAAGGTCGTAGAGGAGTTCATGAATCATCAACACTTGTGGGCGATTTTTGGGAACGGCATTCTCTTCGTCACGAGAAAATGATGTGCTGTTATCTCCATCGGCCTTCACCTTAAAAAGAAGTGGGATCAAAAAATCTTTTGTTCCCGTGAAAAGAGGAACGTAATCTCGGTTCAAAATGTTTCGTTTCAACTGAAGAGCATAGTAATTTCCAGCTTCAAGTGGAGCGTGTAAGGTAAAAATCAATACACTGCCTTCTTCGTGATCTTCCATATCTATGCTTCCTGGAAGGGATTGCATTTCTGAGAGCGAAAGATCGGAGAAGGAGAAACTTGTTCCCAGTAAAAGCAGCTGAACATTTTCATCGGTAAGTGTTTCTGGCAAAAGAAATTCAGAAAAAGCTAAAGTGATTTCATTCACCTCCTCCACAATTTGTCCGTCTTGAGGAAAGCTTGTAAGCACTTTTGCTTGTTGGCTCAACAAAGGTTCATATCCCAGCGAAGAAGATGAACACGATGGCAAAACACAACTCAAGAGAAGAACAAGGAACACTTTTTTCATCGGGATTGCTCCAATGAAAAACACTGCACATGTTCAGAAAACCATCCGCCAGTTAAAGCATCAAGCTGGGCGGTAACATGCGCCAAATCTAATTTATCTGTCGATGATATTTTTAACAATTTTTGTCGTTCAAAATAAAAATGATTGGCTTGTGTCAACACATCATTGCGCGCCCTCAGCAGATTTCTGGCTTCGATAGAAACTTGCAGCTGATCTTGGTTGAACACAAATTCGTTCAACGACCAAACCGCTCTTACGCCAATATTATGATCGAAACTATCTGTTTGCTGATACGTGTTTTCTTCTGGGCCAACCACAACACCAGAACTTCCCACATAGACATTGTCATTGATGTCGAGGTCGATATCACTTTTATTTCTTCTGCTGTAATCGAGCTGAAGCCTGGGAAGCAAAGCTGCGTAGCGAGCTTTTTTTTGCCACGAATGCAAATGCTGGGGAGAAATTTCGGCGTAGCGAAGAACTTTTTTTTGAAGCTCAAGCACAGATGGATCTTCACACGTTTTTGCAAAAGCTGTGGATGAAAGAGAGAGGCACAGTAAAAAGAGAAGAAAAATATTCATCCCTCAAGGAAGAGCAAAACAAATACCAAGCAAAGTGCTTAAAACTGAAAGATTTTTTTTAATCGCACTGACAAGAAGAAGTCAATGTGGACGAAAAAGAAACATCAAATCAAGACTCGACATTCTCTTGCCGAGAAGTTATGCAGCAGGACCTAACGGAGGAGAAATATGTCTGACAAGATTATCCACACTACTCATCTTCAAGATATGCCAGAACCACATCGCGGAAAAGTGCGCGATATTTACGACCTCGGAAACGAACTCCTCATTGTAACCACCGACCGCATTTCAGCGTTTGACGTAGTTTTGCCGACAGCAATCCCCAGAAAAGGTGAAATTTTAACCGAAATGTCCAGGTTTTGGTTTCGCTTTTCGAAAGACATTATTCCCAATCATCTTTCCTCGACGCAAGCCATCGATGTTATTCCCAACAAGCAAGAAGCAAAGCTTTTGGGCAAACGTGCCATAGTGGTAAAAAAGGCCAAACCCCTTCCCATTGAAGCCATCGTGCGAGGGTATGTGGCTGGCTCGGCGTGGAAAGACTATCAAAAAACGGGAAAAGTTTGCGGCATCACTCTTCCTCATGGGCTCAAAGAATCTTCAGCACTCGAACATCCCCTTTTCACCCCTTCTACCAAGGCAAACATTGGAGAACATGACGAGAATATTTCCTTCACGGAAATGGTCACCTTGATTGGTCAAGACTTGGCAACGCAAGTGCGTGATGTCAGTTTGCAGCTCTATAAAGAAGCCGCAAAGCATGCCAAAAAACGCGGCATCATCATTGCTGACACGAAGTTTGAATTTGGCATTTACAACGGCAAGCTCATTTTGATCGACGAAGTGCTCACGCCAGATTCTTCACGTTTTTGGCCGGCAAAATTATACGAAGTAGGCCGAGCGCAAATGAGCTTCGACAAACAGTTTGTGCGTGATTACCTTGAAACCCTTAGCTGGAACAAAAAAGCGCCTGGCCCAAAACTTCCAGACGACGTCGTGAAGAAAACTCAAGAAAAATACGAAGAGGCACTTACTTGCTTAACTGAATAAGCTGTATCAATATCGCTTCTGGACTTCAGGCTTAAAATTTTCTACACCCAACTCCATGAACAGTGTTCATCCTCAACAGTATTGTCATGATGTTTGCGCGCAAAGTGGTTCCAACTTTGTCTTTGCCGCTCGTTTCCTTCCCAAAAAACGTCGCGAGGCCTTGGAAGCGTTTTATGCTTTCTGTCATTTGGTAGACGATGCTGTTGACGAGGCTCCTCACAAAGAAGCGGCGCAAGAAAATCTAAGGTTTTGGAAAAATGAACTTGAGCACATGTATCAGAACTCAGCAAATCATCCTGTGGGAAAAGCACTTGCACCAAAGCTTTCCGAGTGGAAGATTCCAAAACAGTATTTAGCTGAAATTATTGCTGGCTGTGAAATGGACTTGACCAAACACCGCTATGAAACCTTTGAAGAACTGAAGCTCTATTGTTACCGTGTTGCTTCATGTGTGGGTTTGGTTTGCCTTTATATTTTTGGAGTTGAAACTACTGAGAGAAACCTTCAAACAGCGGTAGAGTTGGGGCTTGCGCTTCAGCTCACCAACATCCTTCGTGATATAAGCGAAGACTTAAAACGCGGAAGAGTTTATCTTCCACAAGAAGACTTGAAGCAGTTTGGACTGAGCGAAACTGATTTGAAAACACCTCTTTCTGAACAACTTCTTCCTTTTCTTCAGCAACAAATTGATCGAGCCGAGCGCCTTTTTGCAGAAGCTTTTTCGCATCTTCCTCACCAAAAACGTGAGCTTAAAAAATGGCTCCCAGCGCTTTTAATGGCACACTCTTATCACAGTATCTTGCAAAAAATTGCAGAAAACCCATTGAAGGTCTTTGAAGAAAAAGTTCGTATTTCAAAAGGTAAAAAAATAAAAATCATTCTCGGCACACTGATGAAAGTTTCTTTTTAAATGAACCGTTCTACAGAACAACTCCTCAAAGCTGTTTCTCGCTCTTTTTACTTGAGCATTAAACTGCTGCCAAAAAAAATGCGCGGGAGCATTGGTCTTGCTTTTCTCTTTTGCAAATTTGCAGACACCATCGCTGATACAGATCTCATAAGCGCTAGCGAACGACTAAGCCAACTGGAAGAATTTCGAAATCACTTTTTATCTTCGCATCGTTCTGATTTTTCGTCTTCAGAGCTTAGCGTGCTTGGCGGTTCTGCTGCCGAACGAAAATTGCTTGAGTCTCTTTCGCTGCTGTTTGAAGAACTTCGGCACATAGAAAAAAAAGATCAGGAACTCATTACTTGGCTTGTTCCAGAATTAACCCAAGGCATGCAAGTTGATCTTCGTTATTTTTCTGCAGAAAAAAAACTAACTGCACTTGAGCATGAAGAGGATTTGGAAAAATATATTTATTATGTTGCAGGATGTGTGGGTATTTTTTGGAGCCAAATCATTCAAAACCATTATTCTTTTGCAATAAACTGGAGCAATGAAGTTTTTTTAGCTGCAGAACATTTTGGAAAAGGCTTACAGCTTGTAAATGTCTTACGCGATTTTCCTCGCGATCTTCAACAAGGCCGCTGTTATTTTCCACAAGAAAAATTGCATGAATACAAATTAAAAGTTGAAGATTTGTTAGACGAAAGCAATCTTGAAAAAGTGAGCCCGCTTCTTCACTATTATATAAGCAAAGCTCGCTACTATCTTGGTTTTGGCGAAACCTACCTCAAANNNNNNNNNNNNNNNNNNNNNNNNNNNNNNNNNNNNNNNGAAGAAGATAAACAGTGGCTAAATCCAAAACATGTAGTGAAGGTTTCAAGAGGTGAAGTCTATCGAACGCTTTTGAGTTCACTTGTTCGATAAAAAAATAAGAGCACACATCTCTATTAAAATCAGTAAGCGAAGCGGCACTGATTTTCCACTTCGGGAAAAATATTCTTTCCTTTGTGAGAGCGCACTTTTGAGGCCTTCATCTCTCTGACAGCTCTAAAGAAAATGATGAAGGCCGAAATGTTGGATGAAATTTCCGCGGCGCTTGAGCGGAAACTTCAGAGCGACGCGAAGGAAAGAATATTTTTCCCCAATTCAAAATCAATTCCCGGAGTGCACCCTATCCACCGGCGGATGCGCTTCAATCCACTGCGCAAAGTTTCCAGTGTAGCCAACTGCCGCTTGACGCTCTTTCACTTGGGTATAAAGTTTTTCCACTTCGGCTTCGCTGAGAGTGCGAAGGCTTTGCACATAATGCGTTAGCACATCTTCCAACACGTCTTTGCTGTGTTTTCTGGAAACGGCAATATTTCCTTTTCCGGTGACCACATTTCCCAACCCATAAATACTTTCACTCAACTGAGATTTTTCCCAATCTTTCCACACGTACAATTCGCCTTCTTGGGGAATACCAACGATGGGTTCGGGAATACTTCCGATGGAGCTTACCGTTACTGGTGCTCTTACTTCAAACTCCGATCCAGGAACATCAAGCAGTTTTCCAGCTTTTGTTTCAGTTTTGATGAAACGCAAACCTGCCAAACGACCATCTTCGATTATGGTATCAACAGGACGGCTATGATCTGNNNNNNNNNNNNNNNNNNNNNNGCAAGCTCTGTCTAGCAAGACTTTGCGGGTTTTATAGGTTTTCTCTTTTTCTTCTTCACTTGCGGAATCTTTAAATGCGACCAGCGGCATATCTTGTTCGCTACGACGGTAAAACAGTGTGCATGGTTTTACATCGAGCTCTTCAAACGTGAGATTGTTTTCAGCCAAAATTTTATCACAGCCTTTGCGTTCGAGTTCTGCAATCTCAACAGAGATGCCACGCTTTTGCAAAGCTGCTTGGATGCTGCACAACATGAAGACTTTGCACACGTCGATGGAGGCAAGTCCGCCGCCAATCACAATAGCACCCTCTTTTATTTCGCACGGCTCTCCATTGAGGTCTTTTTCTTCGCGGCGATTGAACCAAGACATGAACGTGTTTTGATAGTAAAAACCTTTGCCAATATAATCATCGACTCCTTCAATTTCGAGGGGTCTATCTTTCCAAGCGCCGTTTGCCAAAAACACAGCGCTAAATCCCCACTCCTTTTTTAAGGCTTCAAAGGAAATATCTCTGCCAATGCGGGTAAGCGGCACAAACGAAACAAGATTGTTTGCATACACTTCATCAATACGGCCAAATTCCGCAGCACGCATTTTGTCGTGCCAAACAGGAAGGCCGCCTTCTATTTTTCCATATGGACGTTCGCCTTGCTCAAAAACCACAACGCCAATACCTTGTTCGGCTAAAAGCTTTGCTGCTTCTGAACCTGCGACGGCTCCGCCTATAATTGCTACTACATGCTTTGGACATCCCATAGTTACTCCTTTTGCTTAAGGGCGGCGAACCATAGAAAGCTTGAAGCTGCTCGTCAACTTTTTCTTCACCCTTGCCAAGTGAGTTTGATTGCACTACTGATCTCAAAATCTAAAGGAGAAATTCATGAAATTTGCCATCACACTTCACCTCCTCGCCGCACTTATTTGGGTAGGCGGTATGTTCTTCACGTATGTTGTGCTCCGTCCAGCCAGCAGAAGTTTGGCTGAAACAAGCGAACGCCTTAGGCTTTGGTCGCACGTACTCACTCGATTTTTTAAGTGGGTTTGGCTCTCCTTAATCACCTTGCTCGTTACTGGATACTGGATGATTTTTGCTTACTACGGTGGATTTAAACACCTCAGCATAAACGTTCATCTCATGCAAATGCTTGGCATCATCATGATGCTTATGTTCATGCATGTTTACTTCGCGCCCTACAAACGGCTCCGCGCCTGCCTTAGCCAAGGGAAGCAAGAACTTGCCGATAAACAGTTAAACCAAATTCGCATGTTCGCTCTTATCAATTTGGTTTTGGGAATCATCACCGTGATTCTTGGCGTAACAGGAAAATATTAGATAAGCATGAACTTTAAAACTTCCACCAAAATTCGCTTTCACGATGCCGATCCTGCTGGCATTATTTTTTATGCAAAGGTTTTTGAATTTGCGCACAATGCCTTCGAAGATTTTTTCGAATCACTTGGGCTTGACTGGAAAAACTGGTTTCAAAACGATGCTCACATTGCCCCCATGCGCAAAGCCAGTGCAGAATACACTTCGCCGCTTCACTTTGGCGAAACCTATACCATAGAAGTTCAGGTCACTCACATTGGAACAAGCTCTTTTTCACTTCGCTATTTGTTTGAGGATAAAACTGGAAAACCTTGCGCCGTCGTAGATACAACGCATGTGTTTGTGGAAAAAAAGAACCTGAAGCCAACACCAATGCCAGAAGATCTCCGACAAAAACTATCCCAATATCTTGCTGCGTAGTTGTTCCAGCAACACTTTTCCCATTGGCGTGCGTGGAATTTCGTCTACTTTGTACACTTCTTCAGCTTTTGCGAATGGCGGAACGTGTTGATTTAAATAATCGAGCAAACACTCGTGATCGCCATAGCAAAATTTATTCACAGCCAAGGCTATATGAAATCCTTTACGCTCATCGGGAATTGAAACCAGAGCTGCATCTCCGGTGTAGCGCATTTGAATTTTTGCCGCTTGAAAAGCACGGCTAAGCCAAGCAAAATCCACACTCTCGCCCGAAATTTTGATGAAGTCACTCTCGCGGCCAAAAAGAAAAAGTCTTTTTCCATCACACTCGCCACGATCTTCAGAAGAAAACCAAATGCCATCATCCGCTTGATATTTGGGATCTACAAACTGAACCTCACCCAGATAATCAAGCGACGAAACACCTGTCAGCAAGCTTTTGCTTTTGAACTGCAAAAGACCTTGTTCATTTTTTTTCACTTCAAGATGTGGGAGAATTTCTAAAAAAGGAAATTCTTCGTTCTCAAGAGACGAGAGCGAAGCACTGGCCACTTGAGATGAACATTCGGTAAGACCATAGGTTGGCAACACAGGCCAGCCTAGACTTCGCGCTTTTTCATACAACAGTTCAGAAAGCGCTCCCCCGCCAACAAAGACAGCACGTATATTTGCGGGGCATGAAAGATTGTGCGAAACCAAATCATAAATTTGAGTGGGAACAAGCGAAGTAAGCGTTACGTTTTCTTCATCACAAAAAAGAACAAAGCGACGAGGGTCCCAATTCACTACTCCTTCATCAATGCGATCAAACACTTTTACCTGCGCACCACTTGCATGCGCGCGCGCCAAAATTCCAAGCCCACCCACATGAAACTCTGGCAACGCAAGCGCCCAAACGTCAGAAGCATTGCTCTGCAAATGAGCATTAACATTCTCTGCAGAATGCAAAAGAGCTTCTTTGGAAAGCGCTACAATTTTAAGTTTTCCGGAAGTACCAGAGCTTGTAATCCAAATGTGAGACGAAAGCTGCGGAGATTTTTGATAGAGACGAAAATAAGCTTCCTTCAGATCGTGAGGAAGTTTTGGATTGAGAAGAAAATGTGTCTTTACTGAGTTCCAATAAAACATATGCCTTACC
This region of Deltaproteobacteria bacterium CG11_big_fil_rev_8_21_14_0_20_42_23 genomic DNA includes:
- a CDS encoding ribosome maturation factor RimP; this encodes MEKTLLQQVEDLVNPVLGYLGFRLIEREFVCESGEWKLRLYIDKEGGVNIDDCSKVSRAVGDVIEVEDLIDRPYALEVSSPGINRPLRYLEDFESHVGKVVKVKTKEKLNGRAKFKGELEKVENDTLFIRIDDEVYNVPYRELLKANVEEDFHFGKQK
- a CDS encoding leucine dehydrogenase, whose product is MEIDVLSRMGQFEHEQVVFCNDASVGLKAIIAIHNTTLGPALGGTRMWNYTSEEEALYDVLRLSRGMTYKAAAAGLSLGGGKTVILGNPKKDKKPGFFEAYGRFVESLNGRYITAEDVGTTVSDMESVLSQTKHVVGTQRSHGGSGDPSPFTARGVYLGMKAAAKKVYGSDSLAGKKIALQGAGSVGRNLVNLLVAESAEIMIADIDEERVSAIRKAFPGVQSVSTNEIVFVHCDIFSPCALGAVVNDDSIGKLRCQIIAGAANNQLARQYHADMLRGQNILYIPDYVINAGGLINVSLESSKEGYSEEKCLTMIDNIFDQVSHIIEIAEKRGISTAEAADRLAEEILEEKGRTGAKMFLARSKEL
- a CDS encoding phosphoribosylaminoimidazolesuccinocarboxamide synthase; this translates as MSDKIIHTTHLQDMPEPHRGKVRDIYDLGNELLIVTTDRISAFDVVLPTAIPRKGEILTEMSRFWFRFSKDIIPNHLSSTQAIDVIPNKQEAKLLGKRAIVVKKAKPLPIEAIVRGYVAGSAWKDYQKTGKVCGITLPHGLKESSALEHPLFTPSTKANIGEHDENISFTEMVTLIGQDLATQVRDVSLQLYKEAAKHAKKRGIIIADTKFEFGIYNGKLILIDEVLTPDSSRFWPAKLYEVGRAQMSFDKQFVRDYLETLSWNKKAPGPKLPDDVVKKTQEKYEEALTCLTE
- a CDS encoding squalene synthase HpnD — translated: MNSVHPQQYCHDVCAQSGSNFVFAARFLPKKRREALEAFYAFCHLVDDAVDEAPHKEAAQENLRFWKNELEHMYQNSANHPVGKALAPKLSEWKIPKQYLAEIIAGCEMDLTKHRYETFEELKLYCYRVASCVGLVCLYIFGVETTERNLQTAVELGLALQLTNILRDISEDLKRGRVYLPQEDLKQFGLSETDLKTPLSEQLLPFLQQQIDRAERLFAEAFSHLPHQKRELKKWLPALLMAHSYHSILQKIAENPLKVFEEKVRISKGKKIKIILGTLMKVSF
- a CDS encoding o-succinylbenzoate--CoA ligase — protein: MVKLEDKKVRHMFYWNSVKTHFLLNPKLPHDLKEAYFRLYQKSPQLSSHIWITSSGTSGKLKIVALSKEALLHSAENVNAHLQSNASDVWALALPEFHVGGLGILARAHASGAQVKVFDRIDEGVVNWDPRRFVLFCDEENVTLTSLVPTQIYDLVSHNLSCPANIRAVFVGGGALSELLYEKARSLGWPVLPTYGLTECSSQVASASLSSLENEEFPFLEILPHLEVKKNEQGLLQFKSKSLLTGVSSLDYLGEVQFVDPKYQADDGIWFSSEDRGECDGKRLFLFGRESDFIKISGESVDFAWLSRAFQAAKIQMRYTGDAALVSIPDERKGFHIALAVNKFCYGDHECLLDYLNQHVPPFAKAEEVYKVDEIPRTPMGKVLLEQLRSKILG